The genomic stretch GCCTCGCCCGCAAGGGTCAAGACGCGGGTCGTTCCCGCGTTCGCGTCGTGAGCGATGACGACGTACCCCCCCACCGTCCTGACGATCGCCGAGGGCGTCCGGACAAGGACGGTGTTGCGGGTGCCGGAGGCGTCCAGAACCCGTACGGCGCCCCAGGTCAGTTGCAGTCGGCGGTCGCTTTCGCGGCCGGCGGCCGGGGGGTACGCGTCGATGAGAAGCTGCGTGTCGTTTCCCAAGACGACGCGCGTTCGATCGTCGAACATGAGGATCGCGCGGCCGTCGGTTGCGGTCGTCAGCGTATCGAGCGGTTTGACGAGAACGCCGGCGGCTAGGTGAATATCGGGCTCGCTGGCTCGGCGCGCGACGGCGGCGCCCAAAGCCGTGGCGACGCGCCCGGCCGCCGAATCGGTTTCGCGCCGCTCGGCGTCGGCGTGCGCCGTAGGAGCGCAAAGCAAGACGCCCACGATCGCGGCCGTCAAAACGTGTCGCATGAGCGGCATCTTAGCACCGCCGGCCGTTTAGCCGAAGGCATCGATGGAGGACGCGCCGACGCCGGTCCAGTGCATCATGAAAACGATGTAAACGGCGGAGAACAAAAGCAGCGTGAGCACCCCGAGGGTCAGGTGCACGAATTTTTGCCTCGGCTCCATCGTTTCGCGCCCGGATGCGGCGGCGGTATAGACCAGAAGCACGAAAAGCACGGCCAGCGCGATGCGTTGTTTTTCGCCCGTGTCCACGAATTGCATCGCGAGGAAATAGACGGCGTAAAGAAAGGCCGAGGCCGGCCCGCACGCCCGGTGCAGGATACGCGAGACCTCGTTGCCCGGCGACGCCATGCGGACAAAGCCGGTCGCGACGCCGAGGATGACGGTGAGGTAGCTGATCGTCAGGAGGATGATGAGCATGTTCGCTTCCGTGGCCGCGCACGCGGCGCGCGAGAGGTTTGGCGGGCGGCCAATATGGCGGTGAGCCGCGTTTTTGACAAGCGCGTCGCGACCCTGCTCCGTGCATCACGTCCCGGTCGGGTTGGTTGCGTAAACGTTTTCGGGATAAACCACGGGCGCGACGGCGACCGACGCCGTCTTTTTATAGGGGACAGTCACCTATTTTTTTGTTGACCGACCGCGCGATCCATCGCAGCATGCCGCCATG from bacterium encodes the following:
- a CDS encoding FecR family protein yields the protein MPLMRHVLTAAIVGVLLCAPTAHADAERRETDSAAGRVATALGAAVARRASEPDIHLAAGVLVKPLDTLTTATDGRAILMFDDRTRVVLGNDTQLLIDAYPPAAGRESDRRLQLTWGAVRVLDASGTRNTVLVRTPSAIVRTVGGYVVIAHDANAGTTRVLTLAGEADVEHASRSNVRFTVAPGEWCVVEQDHLPSIPRTAPPPFAAELLAATHVDESPAADMRPGTSARLGDDPLRDLPIASYGFGGGAASRLGDDAAEFDAYARTERDFERPDIVLPEDTTPDSVRYRHPGEILDDANVHVIIDLGQGRRILKPDKGEKDEEK